A genomic region of Trifolium pratense cultivar HEN17-A07 linkage group LG3, ARS_RC_1.1, whole genome shotgun sequence contains the following coding sequences:
- the LOC123914487 gene encoding developmentally-regulated G-protein 3, producing MSTVMQKIKDIEDEMAKTQKNKATAHHLGLLKAKLAKLRRELLTPTTKGGGGAGEGFDVTKSGDARVGLVGFPSVGKSTLLNKLTGTFSEVASYEFTTLTCIPGVITYRGAKIQLLDLPGIIEGAKDGKGRGRQVISTARTCNCILIVLDAIKPITHKRLIEKELEGFGIRLNKEPPNLTFRRKEKGGINFTSTATNTHLDLDTVKAICSEYRIHNADITLRYDATADDLIDVIEGSRIYTPCIYVVNKIDQITLEELEILDKLPHYCPVSAHLEWNLDGLLDMVWEYLSLTRIYTKPKGMNPDYEDPVILSSKKKTVEDFCDRIHKDMLKQFKYALVWGSSAKHKPQRVGKEHELEDEDVVQIIKKI from the exons ATGTCGACGGTAATGCAGAAAATCAAAGACATCGAAGATGAG ATGGCAAAGACTCAAAAGAACAAGGCAACTGCTCATCATTTGGGGTTACTCAAG GCTAAACTTGCAAAACTGCGGAGGGAACTCCTTACACCTACAACTAAGGGAGGTGGAGGTGCTGGCGAAGGTTTTGATGTTACCAAAAGTGGGGATGCAAGAGTTGGTCTCGTGGGCTTCCCTTCAGTTGGCAAGTCTACTCTGCTGAATAAATTGACTGGGACATTTTCAGAG GTTGCTTCCTATGAGTTCACTACCTTAACTTGCATCCCAGGTGTGATCACATATCGTGGAGCTAAAATTCAG TTGCTGGATCTCCCTGGAATTATTGAGGGTGCTAAGGATGGAAAGGGCAGAGGAAGGCAG GTTATTAGTACCGCAAGGACATGCAATTGCATTTTAATTGTTCTTGATGCAATAAAGCCAATAACTCATAAGCGTCTTATAGAAAAGGAGTTAGAAGGATTTGGTATAAG GTTAAACAAAGAGCCACCAAACCTGACTTTCAGGAGGAAAGAAAAGGGTGGCATCAATTTCACTTCAACTGCTACAAACACACATCTTGATCTTGATACTGTGAAGGCTATATGTAGCGAGTACAGAATTCATAATGCAGATATTACTCTAAGGTACGATGCCACTGCTGATGACCTTATAGATGTCATTGAAGGCAGTAGAATATATACACCCTGCATCTATGTTGTGAATAAGATTGATCAGATCACACTTGAGGAACTGGAGATCTTGGATAAGCTTCCTCATTACTGCCCTGTCAG TGCACACCTGGAGTGGAACCTTGATGGACTTCTGGATATGGTTTGGGAGTATCTCAGTTTAACTCGTATTTATACTAAACCTAAAGGTATGAATCCTGATTATGAAGACCCTGTAATATTGTCATCCAAGAAGAAGACAGTTGAAGACTTCTGTGATCGCATTCACAAGGACATGCTTAAACAGTTTAAGTA TGCTCTGGTCTGGGGTTCAAGTGCAAAACACAAGCCTCAAAGAGTCGGCAAG GAACATGAACTTGAGGACGAAGACGTTGTTCAgattatcaagaaaatataa
- the LOC123914488 gene encoding uncharacterized protein LOC123914488 gives MEQNKEKNGPWLSVPAFGDWDQKGPMPDYSMDFSKIREMRKQNKTNLSRASLGNEEELVANSTKTNTINTDNNERQHPHYHQTDSPVTRRSFLSYFNCCIKA, from the exons ATGGAACAAAATAAGGAG AAAAATGGCCCTTGGCTATCAGTTCCAGCATTTGGGGACTGGGATCAGAAGGGTCCAATGCCGGACTATTCGAtggatttttcaaaaattcGGGAAATGAGGAAGCAAAATAAGACAAACCTTTCAAGAGCAAGTCTTGGAAATGAGGAGGAGTTGGTTGCCAATTCTACCAAAACAAATACTATAAACACCGATAACAATGAGCGTCAGCACCCGCATTACCACCAAACTGACTCTCCAGTT ACAAGGAGGAGCTTCCTGAGCTACTTCAACTGTTGTATAAAAGCATGA